The Paenibacillus sophorae genome has a segment encoding these proteins:
- a CDS encoding YmaF family protein — protein sequence MQKKRATVVKKAVSPRQAQRHVHEFEGSTKLAEAGADRHNHRFAGVTGQAIRVGSTHVHEIDLERTDFLDHFHNLRRIRTGPAIPVGNGKHVHFVTGRTTLNDGHTHQFNFATLIESPLV from the coding sequence ATGCAGAAGAAACGGGCTACAGTAGTGAAGAAAGCAGTATCTCCCAGACAAGCACAGAGACATGTACATGAATTTGAAGGCAGCACTAAACTGGCTGAGGCAGGCGCAGATCGGCATAACCACCGCTTTGCAGGCGTTACAGGACAGGCGATTCGGGTAGGAAGTACTCATGTCCATGAAATTGATCTCGAAAGAACGGATTTTCTGGACCATTTTCATAATCTGAGAAGAATTAGAACGGGACCGGCTATTCCAGTCGGAAATGGCAAACACGTGCACTTTGTAACAGGCCGAACTACATTAAACGATGGTCATACACACCAGTTCAATTTCGCAACATTGATTGAATCGCCTCTTGTTTAA
- a CDS encoding GlsB/YeaQ/YmgE family stress response membrane protein, whose translation MDLLWVLIIGGLIGWLSGNLIGRDVPGGLVGNIVAGFVGSWLGTELLGNRGPVVGGFYVVPSIVGAIVALLIFFAIARSDGYRRR comes from the coding sequence ATGGATCTGCTCTGGGTATTAATTATTGGCGGACTGATTGGTTGGTTAAGCGGCAACCTGATTGGCAGAGACGTGCCGGGAGGCTTAGTCGGTAATATCGTGGCCGGGTTCGTTGGATCTTGGTTGGGTACAGAACTGCTTGGGAATCGTGGACCGGTCGTAGGAGGATTTTATGTCGTACCGTCGATTGTCGGTGCAATAGTGGCGCTGCTTATTTTTTTCGCGATTGCCCGCAGTGACGGCTACCGAAGACGATAA
- a CDS encoding holin codes for MENQNLSEVLMFASLLSVFVLAAVQLVKTTVNLPKNIIPLIGVGIGLLVGAVAYPFTDMELVLRLWSGALAGLSATGLFELVFNNRCGKTKE; via the coding sequence ATGGAAAATCAAAATTTATCAGAAGTTCTTATGTTTGCATCTCTACTTTCCGTCTTTGTATTAGCGGCAGTACAATTGGTTAAGACAACGGTCAACCTGCCAAAAAACATCATCCCACTGATCGGCGTCGGCATCGGTCTGCTGGTCGGCGCGGTGGCGTACCCTTTTACGGACATGGAGTTGGTGCTGCGGTTGTGGTCAGGGGCGCTGGCGGGGCTGTCTGCAACGGGGCTCTTTGAGCTGGTGTTTAATAATCGGTGCGGGAAGACGAAAGAGTAG
- a CDS encoding tyrosine-type recombinase/integrase, with the protein MKGSLRKRNKYWYIIVETKDESGKRKPKWINTKCEKKSDAEKFLRETLTKMDNNSFVLPQRKLKFTEFMLDWLNNVIKSEVEGTTWEGYEMIVTKHIIPYFRKTNDILLQELQPMHLQKYYETKYQDDPSTGKKGLSAKTLRRHHANIRSALKFGVRMNLIPFNPADRIVLPKQEKFNASYYTVEQLEKLFEVCLGTPIESAVYLAAHYGLRRSEVLGLKWDCINFEEKTISIKEVRVKYGKEVVVKKPKSESSQRILPLMEKLEDYLLPLKKQRIKNKLLYGKDYVDSGLVCCWPDGSPMKTEYLNHKFKAILAKNGLPHIRFHDLRHSTASYLIKNGVSLKEIQVWLGHSTISITANTYTHIDMETKKDTAQKINDIFSKKSKGAAQ; encoded by the coding sequence ATGAAAGGCAGCTTACGTAAACGCAATAAATACTGGTACATCATTGTTGAAACGAAGGACGAGTCCGGGAAGCGAAAGCCAAAGTGGATTAATACCAAATGCGAAAAGAAATCCGATGCCGAAAAGTTTCTGCGAGAAACACTTACAAAAATGGACAACAACAGTTTTGTCCTTCCACAACGAAAACTCAAATTCACCGAATTTATGCTGGATTGGCTTAATAACGTTATTAAAAGTGAGGTAGAGGGAACTACTTGGGAAGGTTATGAGATGATTGTAACAAAGCATATCATTCCATATTTCAGGAAAACAAATGATATACTCCTACAAGAATTACAACCTATGCATCTGCAAAAATATTATGAGACAAAGTATCAAGATGATCCATCGACTGGCAAAAAAGGATTATCCGCTAAAACATTAAGAAGACACCACGCTAATATTAGGAGTGCTTTGAAATTCGGAGTGCGAATGAACCTGATTCCTTTTAATCCTGCTGATCGAATCGTGCTTCCAAAGCAGGAGAAATTCAATGCTAGCTACTACACTGTCGAACAGCTCGAAAAGCTGTTTGAGGTTTGCTTGGGTACACCGATAGAATCGGCAGTATATCTCGCTGCTCATTATGGGCTTCGACGTTCTGAGGTGCTTGGATTGAAGTGGGATTGTATCAATTTCGAAGAAAAGACAATCTCGATTAAAGAGGTTCGCGTGAAGTACGGTAAAGAAGTTGTGGTAAAGAAACCTAAAAGCGAGAGCAGCCAGCGCATTCTGCCTTTGATGGAAAAACTCGAAGATTATCTATTACCTCTAAAGAAACAACGGATAAAAAACAAACTGCTATATGGCAAAGATTACGTCGATAGCGGTCTTGTATGCTGCTGGCCTGACGGCAGTCCCATGAAGACGGAATACCTGAATCACAAATTCAAAGCCATACTTGCAAAGAACGGATTGCCGCATATCAGATTCCATGATCTCAGGCACTCGACAGCCAGCTACTTGATTAAAAATGGCGTAAGTCTGAAAGAGATTCAGGTCTGGCTGGGACATTCAACCATCAGCATTACAGCCAATACTTATACGCACATCGACATGGAGACGAAAAAGGATACCGCACAAAAGATCAACGATATCTTTTCTAAGAAATCAAAGGGGGCCGCTCAATGA
- a CDS encoding aldo/keto reductase, translating into MKYYQVKGLDKPVSEIILGTGWFNLAPAEQVNELMEAYVASGGNVLDTGRFYGVGKSERVVADWIKSTGKREELVLINKAGHHYVDENNVHYPEVSRVKPECITEDLEYSLNNMQLEYFDMYLLHRDDVTVPVGDLMDRLEQHHKEGKIKAYGVSNWSIERIEESMAYCEAKGYQGISVNNPSYSLARVDTPRWVGAVYADDAYARWHEGKDVFLISWASQAAGFFADIYPTDGTAPADIIAAYFNDENFEKLHRCNILAAEKGQDVEPINVALAYVLSQGFPVAAVAGPRNVKEYLSTLKVLDLKLTPAEVAYLSLQTNSVTA; encoded by the coding sequence ATGAAATACTATCAAGTCAAAGGTCTGGATAAACCTGTCTCTGAAATTATCCTTGGAACTGGATGGTTCAATTTGGCTCCTGCGGAGCAGGTTAATGAATTGATGGAGGCCTATGTCGCTTCCGGCGGCAACGTTCTGGATACCGGACGCTTTTACGGTGTAGGCAAAAGCGAGCGTGTGGTCGCCGACTGGATTAAAAGCACCGGGAAGCGCGAGGAGCTGGTGTTGATCAACAAGGCTGGCCACCACTACGTGGACGAGAATAATGTACACTACCCGGAAGTAAGCCGGGTGAAGCCGGAATGCATTACGGAAGATTTGGAATACAGTCTGAACAACATGCAGCTTGAATATTTTGATATGTATCTTCTTCACCGCGATGATGTCACCGTGCCTGTCGGGGATCTGATGGACCGTCTGGAGCAGCATCACAAGGAAGGTAAAATTAAGGCGTACGGAGTCAGCAACTGGAGTATTGAGCGGATTGAAGAGTCAATGGCCTATTGTGAGGCCAAAGGCTACCAGGGCATTTCCGTGAATAATCCGTCCTACAGCCTTGCACGGGTTGACACCCCCCGCTGGGTGGGAGCCGTGTATGCGGACGATGCTTATGCGCGTTGGCATGAAGGCAAGGATGTCTTCCTGATTTCCTGGGCTTCCCAGGCTGCCGGATTCTTTGCCGATATTTACCCGACGGACGGAACCGCTCCTGCAGACATCATCGCCGCTTATTTCAACGATGAGAACTTCGAGAAGCTGCACCGCTGCAACATCCTTGCCGCCGAGAAAGGCCAGGATGTGGAGCCGATCAACGTTGCGCTGGCGTATGTGCTTAGCCAAGGCTTCCCTGTAGCTGCCGTCGCTGGCCCGAGAAACGTCAAGGAGTACCTCTCGACCTTGAAGGTGCTCGATCTTAAGCTGACGCCTGCGGAAGTGGCGTATCTGTCGCTTCAAACGAATTCGGTAACGGCATAA
- a CDS encoding WGxxGxxG family protein: MKKKLMASLACSAVLSMSLMGVGYAENTSAAEAESVAVNATETNSGMTANMYRGDRVTYPTGTTYTNDNTMTAPGRTGTAVTPLGTTRTGTYRATNAANNRNYSNWGWLGLIGLFGLVGMRNRTGERR; encoded by the coding sequence TTGAAAAAGAAGCTGATGGCTAGCCTTGCATGCAGCGCTGTTTTATCGATGAGTCTGATGGGTGTCGGTTATGCAGAGAATACATCTGCAGCCGAGGCGGAAAGCGTGGCGGTTAACGCTACGGAAACCAATAGCGGAATGACCGCCAACATGTATCGCGGCGACCGGGTAACCTATCCTACAGGTACCACGTACACCAACGACAATACGATGACCGCACCGGGCCGTACGGGCACAGCCGTTACTCCGCTGGGCACTACGCGTACCGGCACATACCGCGCTACAAATGCGGCAAACAATCGCAACTATTCCAATTGGGGATGGCTTGGTCTGATCGGCCTGTTCGGTCTGGTGGGCATGAGAAACAGAACCGGCGAACGCCGTTAA
- a CDS encoding TetR/AcrR family transcriptional regulator, translating into MSLTKNKIMQSAIRLFSKKGYQSTSIQDIADDCSIAKGTIYKFFPSKEDLYIHILDERHQQMSQEIDHITQNPGLTPRNRFIAEIDYQIRNYMNYGSNDNMELAPFDSSKIRSYIDKFMRKLLAYYRDLLMRYYGSDVKDHAWDLAALFSGALREYNYLMFFGNKPLSYGELTVFIAEQMDSLVEGLKKSTSPSILSDSLMGDFVLDDQEEFSIAERKALLYEVLLSTIQEINVSNSRKSELREVLLLLKEEGESEKPRQFLLNALLNDLAKENELGTYVSQLNRLISTTLSHS; encoded by the coding sequence ATGAGTCTTACGAAAAATAAAATTATGCAATCGGCTATCCGTTTATTTTCTAAAAAAGGATATCAATCAACTTCCATACAAGATATAGCGGACGATTGCAGCATCGCTAAAGGAACGATATATAAGTTTTTTCCTTCAAAAGAAGATTTGTATATCCATATTCTGGATGAACGGCATCAACAAATGTCGCAAGAGATTGACCATATAACGCAGAATCCGGGCTTGACGCCAAGAAACAGGTTCATCGCCGAAATCGACTATCAAATCCGTAATTATATGAATTATGGATCAAATGACAACATGGAATTGGCCCCTTTTGATAGCAGCAAAATCCGGTCCTATATTGATAAATTTATGAGGAAATTGTTGGCATATTATCGGGATCTATTAATGCGATATTACGGATCGGATGTTAAAGATCATGCTTGGGATTTAGCGGCTCTGTTCTCCGGTGCGTTAAGGGAATACAACTATTTGATGTTCTTTGGCAACAAGCCCTTGTCGTATGGAGAACTTACCGTGTTCATTGCGGAACAAATGGATAGCTTGGTTGAAGGATTGAAAAAAAGTACTTCACCGTCTATTTTGTCCGATTCATTAATGGGCGATTTCGTGTTGGACGACCAAGAGGAGTTTTCGATTGCGGAACGCAAAGCCTTGCTGTACGAAGTCTTGCTGTCTACCATTCAGGAAATCAACGTGTCAAATTCGAGAAAAAGTGAACTGCGGGAAGTGCTTTTATTATTGAAGGAGGAGGGGGAGAGTGAGAAACCAAGACAGTTTTTGCTGAATGCTCTTTTAAACGATTTGGCCAAAGAGAATGAACTGGGCACTTATGTCAGCCAGTTGAACCGATTAATTAGTACTACCCTGTCACATTCCTAA
- a CDS encoding NucA/NucB deoxyribonuclease domain-containing protein has translation MKVRKRKHKTYLLVIILLLLVLSYLAEKNGWNFENPPASDSEVVQLIFPSDEYPETAEHIEEAMDKGESKICTIDRGGAEENRKESLKGVPTKKRYDRDEWPMAMCKEGGTGADIAYISPADNRGAGSWVGNQLDQYPDGTRIEFIIK, from the coding sequence ATTAAAGTGCGTAAACGTAAGCATAAGACCTATCTTCTGGTCATCATTCTGCTGCTTCTGGTGCTGTCTTACCTGGCTGAAAAAAACGGCTGGAACTTCGAGAATCCTCCTGCTTCCGATTCAGAGGTGGTGCAGTTGATCTTCCCGTCGGACGAATATCCGGAGACCGCAGAGCATATTGAGGAGGCCATGGATAAGGGTGAATCCAAAATATGTACGATTGACCGTGGCGGAGCCGAGGAGAACCGCAAGGAATCGCTAAAAGGCGTCCCTACCAAAAAGCGCTACGACCGCGATGAATGGCCTATGGCTATGTGCAAAGAAGGCGGAACGGGGGCGGACATCGCATACATATCACCGGCTGACAACCGTGGTGCGGGCAGTTGGGTTGGCAATCAGCTGGATCAATACCCGGATGGGACACGGATCGAGTTCATTATTAAATGA
- a CDS encoding sporulation protein YjcZ, translated as MGADCGGVGGANYGPMYPCNSTGAILVLFILLVIILKACWL; from the coding sequence ATGGGTGCTGATTGTGGCGGTGTTGGTGGAGCAAATTATGGACCAATGTATCCTTGTAATTCGACGGGAGCGATTCTGGTTCTATTCATCCTGCTTGTTATTATCCTTAAAGCCTGTTGGCTCTAG
- a CDS encoding ASCH domain-containing protein, whose translation MRCITILQPWATLIALGEKKFETRSWKTKNRGQLAIHAGKKIDKEICQREPFKSVLAKHGYTADNLPTGSVVAVCRLKECYRVTRPYGENGLISLEGTHQLRTWGDYLSNEQLFGDYSDGRFAWELADVQRLPEPIPAKGRQGLWNWDGV comes from the coding sequence ATGCGTTGCATTACCATTCTTCAACCCTGGGCGACCCTGATCGCTCTCGGCGAAAAGAAGTTTGAAACGCGCAGCTGGAAGACTAAGAACCGCGGCCAGCTCGCTATCCACGCCGGCAAGAAGATCGATAAGGAGATTTGCCAGCGTGAGCCCTTTAAGAGCGTCCTTGCCAAGCATGGCTACACGGCAGATAACCTGCCAACCGGTTCCGTCGTGGCGGTGTGCCGGCTGAAGGAATGTTACCGAGTGACGCGGCCTTATGGCGAGAACGGATTGATTTCGCTGGAAGGCACCCATCAGCTTCGAACATGGGGAGATTACCTAAGCAACGAACAACTTTTCGGCGATTACAGTGACGGCCGCTTTGCCTGGGAGCTGGCGGACGTTCAGCGGCTGCCGGAGCCAATTCCGGCCAAGGGAAGACAGGGGCTTTGGAATTGGGATGGTGTCTAG
- a CDS encoding ferritin-like domain-containing protein — translation MYYQPYVIPQHALANWSYHRNSDMVIGLIEQSIQGERNDELFYDFLIKLAPTQQQKEVITGIRDDERKHRAMFRTLYTQLTGKAPAPSDKASEQLPASYLEGIEKALLGELKAFEKYRTIYLHINPQYRDWIFEIMTDEIKHAGYYNWLYAKNK, via the coding sequence ATGTATTATCAACCTTATGTTATTCCCCAGCATGCGTTAGCCAACTGGTCGTACCATCGTAACAGCGATATGGTGATTGGGCTTATCGAGCAATCCATTCAAGGGGAACGGAACGATGAATTGTTTTATGATTTTCTCATCAAGCTTGCGCCTACTCAGCAGCAGAAAGAGGTTATTACAGGCATTCGTGATGATGAGAGAAAGCACAGGGCCATGTTCAGAACCTTATATACCCAATTAACGGGTAAGGCTCCTGCCCCATCGGACAAAGCTTCAGAACAACTGCCCGCCAGCTATCTGGAGGGGATTGAAAAGGCTTTGTTAGGCGAGTTAAAAGCTTTTGAAAAATACCGTACGATCTATCTGCATATCAATCCCCAGTACCGAGATTGGATATTCGAGATTATGACGGACGAGATTAAACATGCAGGTTATTACAACTGGCTGTACGCCAAAAATAAATAG
- a CDS encoding DUF1684 domain-containing protein encodes MKHYETWRSERINSLIGPQGILAEINRYFISESCSLAEIPGTWSPASEPQQGLLLSSSADDKIEVDGKIVDGTVLVTPSSAIRYTDRLTATVITPDGINYGIRIWDSDSAAIRKFDGISSYPYNPEWVVKAEYLPSSASRTVSFELFNQQGLTQELPSPGDIRFQINGESYELVTYAFFNQIVLTFKDLTNGRQTYEALRFLLIQPEADGTVVLDFNYAFLPPCAFNQSPLFPCPLPPAQNRLHFPIEAGEREPLFKDNQKA; translated from the coding sequence ATGAAACATTATGAAACTTGGCGTTCCGAACGCATCAATTCTCTGATTGGTCCACAAGGAATTTTGGCGGAGATCAATCGCTACTTCATTAGTGAATCCTGCTCGCTTGCAGAAATCCCCGGCACTTGGTCTCCGGCCTCCGAGCCGCAGCAGGGACTGTTGTTGTCCTCCTCTGCTGATGACAAAATTGAGGTAGACGGCAAAATAGTGGACGGCACCGTTTTAGTGACTCCATCATCCGCTATTCGTTATACCGACCGGCTCACAGCTACAGTCATTACTCCTGACGGAATCAATTACGGCATCCGTATTTGGGATTCAGACTCTGCTGCAATCCGGAAGTTTGACGGCATCTCCTCCTATCCCTATAACCCGGAGTGGGTTGTGAAAGCGGAGTACTTGCCTTCCAGCGCAAGCAGAACTGTATCCTTCGAGCTGTTTAATCAACAGGGCTTAACTCAAGAATTGCCCTCCCCAGGGGACATCAGATTTCAAATAAACGGGGAGAGCTATGAACTCGTTACGTATGCATTTTTCAATCAAATCGTTCTTACTTTCAAGGATTTAACGAATGGCCGTCAAACCTATGAGGCATTGCGTTTTCTGTTAATTCAACCCGAAGCGGATGGAACTGTCGTTCTTGATTTCAATTACGCCTTTCTGCCCCCCTGCGCCTTCAATCAGTCTCCGTTGTTTCCTTGCCCGCTCCCTCCGGCTCAGAATCGACTTCATTTCCCGATTGAAGCCGGCGAGCGGGAGCCTTTGTTCAAAGATAACCAAAAGGCTTGA
- a CDS encoding DUF927 domain-containing protein, giving the protein MNIRDSDTPESLLAFFNESYAGDHFYVDENGDFNVHISGQKASTFHFILIPVEKVNVLDKQGNIKDMRYKFYALREGATVLLEPITILKKELHNVNWIRRWNQFAVLDSITPKSYVWILQFLNHIDKKIPTVNELDLIGWHKDEQGWFFLHSGGKIGKSRQTYRTTFTEFKFLKNNSLSEEQAFKETIEMLNICDQKVTYALLSYSLLSLIVTPLVESKDLSPNFAMWIYGKTGLGKTRLSSLFTSFYDTENIVRVDSYKKDLKSAYTKHKDSVIVVDDYGTSKTAENEYRTDEKVENIIRWLGDRQLSSVDDALPTGMALFTGERFLNNNEKNSSTIARTIRISMDNIFNRNEPGFDSAKMKRFEKFEKMNPLSTSIFFYLDWLSEKLNSQMIDQYKSDFQKLRLKFESKVHSRIIDSISHLFNTFNFYILYAAEKEFITPLESQIISDNALQIFMNILEDQSKPVVHPQVELFLELLIEAIRGGAVKIALPHDLSYSNGRLNPSNGTLGIYYPDTEELKLVWESSYGILYQESRKRNEILVGVKKLGKLLEEANLILKSSSGITTPLQTQDENFRHSTSRAITFDARKIVNVSELIIKLDEQSKQDTLRYIEEWEGIEDDTYDYQDIEESLSDANLIDTGLISNEDEWNHKKGK; this is encoded by the coding sequence ATGAATATTCGCGATAGTGATACACCTGAATCTCTTTTAGCTTTTTTCAATGAAAGTTACGCTGGTGATCATTTTTATGTTGATGAGAATGGGGATTTCAATGTACACATAAGTGGACAAAAGGCATCAACCTTCCACTTTATTTTGATTCCAGTGGAAAAAGTTAACGTGTTGGATAAACAAGGAAACATCAAAGATATGCGTTACAAATTTTATGCTTTAAGAGAAGGGGCGACAGTTCTTTTGGAGCCTATCACTATTCTTAAGAAAGAACTGCATAATGTGAATTGGATTCGGCGATGGAATCAATTTGCTGTACTAGACTCTATAACTCCGAAATCTTATGTGTGGATTTTGCAATTTTTAAATCACATTGATAAGAAGATTCCAACAGTAAATGAGCTAGATTTAATTGGTTGGCACAAAGATGAACAAGGTTGGTTTTTCTTACATTCTGGAGGGAAGATCGGTAAGTCGAGACAAACCTATAGAACCACATTTACAGAATTTAAATTCTTGAAGAACAACTCTTTAAGCGAGGAGCAAGCGTTTAAGGAGACAATTGAAATGCTAAATATCTGTGATCAAAAGGTGACGTATGCTCTACTGAGTTACTCTCTTCTTTCGCTCATTGTTACTCCTCTTGTAGAGTCCAAAGATTTGTCACCTAACTTCGCCATGTGGATTTATGGAAAGACAGGTTTGGGTAAGACAAGATTGTCAAGTCTTTTTACAAGCTTTTACGATACTGAAAACATAGTTCGTGTTGACTCTTATAAGAAGGATTTAAAATCAGCTTACACCAAACATAAGGACAGCGTTATTGTAGTTGATGATTATGGAACTTCAAAAACTGCAGAGAATGAATATCGTACTGACGAAAAAGTCGAGAATATCATTCGATGGTTAGGGGATAGACAACTTTCCTCAGTCGATGATGCTTTACCAACCGGAATGGCTTTATTTACTGGAGAACGGTTCCTTAACAATAATGAGAAAAACAGTTCAACAATCGCTCGTACAATCAGGATATCAATGGATAACATTTTCAATCGTAATGAGCCTGGATTTGATTCAGCTAAGATGAAGAGATTCGAGAAGTTTGAAAAGATGAATCCATTATCCACAAGTATTTTCTTTTATCTGGATTGGTTATCAGAAAAGTTAAACTCCCAAATGATTGATCAATACAAAAGCGACTTCCAAAAATTAAGATTGAAATTTGAATCTAAAGTTCATTCTAGGATTATTGATAGTATTAGTCACCTATTTAATACTTTCAATTTTTATATCTTGTATGCAGCGGAAAAAGAATTTATAACGCCGCTGGAATCACAAATAATTAGTGATAATGCATTGCAAATATTTATGAATATACTAGAGGATCAATCAAAACCCGTTGTTCACCCTCAAGTTGAGTTATTTCTAGAATTGCTGATAGAAGCAATCAGGGGGGGGGCAGTCAAAATAGCTTTGCCTCATGATCTTAGTTATTCAAATGGACGCCTCAATCCATCAAATGGGACACTGGGAATCTATTATCCTGATACAGAAGAATTAAAACTTGTATGGGAAAGTTCATATGGAATTTTATATCAGGAATCCAGAAAACGTAATGAAATTTTAGTAGGAGTGAAAAAATTAGGGAAGTTGCTAGAGGAAGCAAACCTGATACTTAAATCTTCAAGCGGCATTACAACACCACTTCAAACCCAAGACGAAAATTTCAGGCATTCAACATCCAGAGCTATAACGTTTGATGCTCGAAAGATAGTTAATGTTTCAGAGCTAATAATAAAATTAGATGAGCAATCAAAGCAAGATACATTACGTTACATAGAGGAGTGGGAGGGAATTGAAGATGACACTTATGATTACCAAGATATAGAAGAGAGTTTATCAGATGCGAATTTAATTGATACGGGCTTAATATCCAACGAAGATGAATGGAATCATAAGAAGGGAAAATAG
- a CDS encoding YolD-like family protein produces the protein MGKKLEGNGLWESSRMMLPEHKQRILEEQREILRREPPVLDDQKREEMERTLTLSLREHVRVTLVLFDSYEDVRLSGFVTSIHAHSREIKLQWADEWRWIGLDCIIEVYPG, from the coding sequence TTGGGTAAAAAACTGGAGGGAAACGGTTTGTGGGAAAGCAGCCGCATGATGCTGCCTGAGCATAAGCAGCGAATTCTGGAGGAACAGCGGGAGATACTGCGCCGGGAACCGCCCGTGCTTGATGACCAGAAGCGGGAAGAGATGGAACGAACGCTGACGCTGTCGCTGCGGGAGCATGTCCGGGTAACGCTTGTTCTGTTCGATTCTTATGAGGATGTGAGGCTGAGCGGGTTTGTCACCTCCATTCATGCCCACTCGCGTGAAATCAAGCTGCAATGGGCGGACGAGTGGAGATGGATCGGGCTGGACTGCATTATCGAAGTGTACCCTGGTTAA
- a CDS encoding DUF6199 family natural product biosynthesis protein, whose product MVTVGANVLHLRVTFLKVSRIYYKGDDLKLFFAVFLIILGLLIIALGIFAISKPTFGWSLSEGWKVKGDSEPSDAYIGSIKFGGAVSIMLGSLILIGGILNTL is encoded by the coding sequence ATGGTGACGGTTGGTGCAAACGTACTTCATTTGAGAGTAACATTCCTGAAAGTATCCCGTATTTATTACAAAGGGGATGATTTAAAGTTGTTCTTTGCCGTTTTCCTTATTATTCTCGGACTTCTAATAATCGCGTTGGGCATATTTGCTATTAGTAAGCCAACTTTCGGCTGGTCTTTAAGCGAAGGCTGGAAAGTAAAAGGCGACTCTGAACCCAGCGATGCCTATATAGGCTCAATAAAGTTTGGCGGAGCAGTTTCTATAATGCTGGGCTCATTAATATTAATAGGTGGTATTCTAAACACACTATAA